In Cytophagales bacterium, the following are encoded in one genomic region:
- a CDS encoding DUF1801 domain-containing protein, with protein sequence MQYQVNTPQEYLDILEEDWRKEKVIQVWKLLEEEGPQLQPGIEYKMLSFADERGTVFNLNAQANYVSFYVGDTKKVDASGESLQGFNMGKGCIRIRKTNEVEKLRTFIQVALEKRKAGKDIGC encoded by the coding sequence ATGCAATACCAAGTCAACACCCCACAAGAGTACCTCGATATATTAGAGGAGGACTGGAGAAAGGAAAAAGTGATCCAGGTCTGGAAACTATTGGAAGAAGAAGGTCCCCAACTGCAACCTGGGATTGAATACAAGATGCTCAGTTTCGCGGATGAAAGAGGGACTGTATTTAATCTCAATGCACAAGCCAATTACGTCAGCTTTTATGTAGGTGACACGAAGAAGGTTGATGCTTCGGGAGAGAGCTTGCAAGGATTCAATATGGGCAAAGGGTGCATACGTATCAGGAAAACCAACGAAGTGGAAAAGCTAAGGACCTTCATCCAAGTGGCGTTGGAAAAACGCAAAGCAGGGAAAGACATAGGATGCTGA
- a CDS encoding DUF5916 domain-containing protein — MKALFTTIVCIAFLFQGKAQEGYSINRAAGTITIDGVLDDAGWTNVTKASNFTQYFPYDSIPAESATEFMITYDDQFLYFAAKMYNLKEDRDYVVSSLRRDYRGNLDGITLVLDPFQDNTNAFQFGINPYGVQREGLISNGGQRGNDLSLSWDNKWYAEARQEKGYWTAEAAIPFKTLRFKEGLDKWNINVYRIDTQNGERSTWAPIPRNFILLSLAFMKELQWDEPLKKPGANVSIIPYLAGGGTQDFDADDNTINGNSAIGGDAKVALGPGLNLDLTVNPDFSQVELDEQVTNLDRFELFFPERRQFFLENADLFQDFGHPFLARPFFSRRIGIARDTATGVNLQNKIHYGARLSGKLDNNTRIGLLNMQAAKDESIGLPALNYTVGVVQRKIFARSNIGAIFVNKESFQNNSELDTANRYNRVVGVDYNILSADGKWNGKMFFHKSFDNDKEDDSFSQTSWISYQSRNWNFSWAHVYVGENYNAEAGFVPRTGLFRINPDLGYSIFPSSGLFTSHRFTAQTEFFWNKERVTDRLFGIDYEANLLNTSRFQAGFSRTYTYLQNSFDPTRTDGQELAEGTFYTYDVFSFNFRSDARKLFSYTLQGQLGQYFNGSRYNLRTTINYRFQPYVAIRLNIDYNRIELPDPYNDADLFLIGPRFDVTLTKKIFFTNFIQYNSQLDNVNINARFQYRYAPVSDLFIVYTDNYNTDPLNENGWSPVNRALILKLTYWFNP; from the coding sequence GTGAAGGCACTTTTTACTACGATTGTTTGTATTGCATTTCTATTTCAGGGAAAGGCACAGGAAGGCTATTCTATCAACAGAGCAGCAGGCACGATCACCATTGATGGCGTACTGGATGATGCCGGCTGGACCAACGTTACAAAAGCCAGTAACTTCACCCAGTATTTTCCTTACGATTCCATACCGGCAGAAAGTGCAACGGAATTCATGATCACATACGATGATCAATTCCTGTATTTCGCGGCAAAAATGTACAATCTAAAGGAAGATAGGGATTATGTAGTCAGTTCACTACGACGAGATTACCGGGGCAACCTGGACGGAATAACTCTGGTCTTGGATCCTTTTCAGGACAATACCAACGCCTTTCAATTTGGCATTAATCCATACGGCGTTCAGCGGGAAGGTTTGATCTCGAACGGTGGTCAACGTGGAAATGATCTTTCGCTTTCCTGGGACAACAAATGGTATGCGGAGGCGCGACAAGAAAAAGGTTACTGGACCGCTGAAGCGGCCATCCCGTTCAAAACCCTGCGTTTCAAAGAAGGCCTGGACAAATGGAACATCAACGTCTATCGGATAGATACCCAAAATGGGGAGCGATCTACCTGGGCACCTATTCCCCGAAACTTCATACTCCTGTCATTGGCATTTATGAAGGAATTGCAATGGGATGAACCACTCAAAAAACCCGGCGCCAATGTTTCAATCATCCCTTATCTAGCAGGAGGTGGCACCCAGGATTTTGATGCCGATGACAACACAATCAATGGTAATAGCGCCATTGGTGGCGATGCTAAAGTTGCCCTCGGCCCTGGTCTGAATCTGGACCTCACCGTAAACCCAGATTTCTCCCAGGTAGAATTAGATGAACAGGTGACGAATCTGGACCGATTCGAATTGTTTTTCCCGGAAAGAAGACAGTTCTTCCTCGAAAATGCCGACCTCTTTCAGGACTTTGGTCACCCCTTCCTTGCCCGCCCCTTTTTCTCAAGAAGGATTGGCATTGCCAGGGATACGGCCACGGGTGTCAACCTGCAAAACAAGATCCACTATGGTGCAAGACTCAGTGGCAAACTAGACAACAATACCCGAATTGGTTTACTGAACATGCAGGCGGCCAAGGATGAGAGTATCGGATTACCAGCGCTGAATTACACCGTGGGTGTCGTACAACGAAAAATATTTGCCCGATCTAACATAGGCGCCATTTTCGTCAATAAAGAAAGCTTTCAAAACAATAGCGAACTGGATACGGCCAATCGCTACAATCGCGTCGTTGGTGTAGACTATAACATCTTGTCCGCAGATGGCAAATGGAATGGAAAGATGTTCTTCCATAAGTCATTCGATAATGACAAAGAGGATGACAGCTTTTCACAAACGTCGTGGATCAGCTATCAGTCGCGCAACTGGAATTTCTCCTGGGCTCATGTTTATGTGGGAGAAAACTACAATGCCGAAGCTGGATTTGTTCCTCGAACAGGGTTATTCCGAATCAATCCAGACCTGGGATACAGCATCTTTCCTTCTTCCGGGCTGTTCACCAGCCATCGATTTACGGCACAGACGGAATTCTTTTGGAATAAGGAGCGTGTAACGGATAGGTTATTTGGAATTGACTATGAGGCCAACTTACTCAATACCAGTCGCTTCCAGGCTGGCTTTTCTCGGACTTACACCTACCTACAAAACTCGTTCGATCCAACCAGAACCGATGGCCAAGAATTAGCTGAAGGCACCTTTTATACGTATGACGTGTTCTCCTTCAATTTCAGATCAGATGCCCGAAAACTATTTTCCTACACCCTTCAGGGCCAACTGGGCCAATACTTCAACGGTTCACGGTACAACCTTCGCACCACCATCAACTATCGTTTCCAGCCTTATGTGGCCATTCGGTTGAATATTGATTACAACCGCATCGAGCTACCTGATCCTTACAACGATGCAGACTTATTCCTCATCGGCCCACGATTCGATGTGACGCTGACCAAAAAGATCTTTTTCACCAATTTCATTCAGTACAACAGTCAACTGGATAATGTCAACATCAATGCCCGATTCCAATATCGATACGCCCCCGTATCGGATCTTTTTATTGTCTACACCGACAATTACAACACCGATCCGCTGAACGAAAATGGCTGGTCACCTGTTAATCGCGCATTGATCCTGAAACTTACTTATTGGTTCAACCCATAG
- a CDS encoding peptidylprolyl isomerase produces the protein MKTAEIQTGKGTMKIEFFEKDAPNTVQNFIDLAEKGFYDGLTFHRVIPDFVIQGGCPSGTGTGGPGYSIDCELDGDNQYHDRGVLSMAHAGRNTGGSQFFICHSRQNTAHLDRNHTVFGKVVEGLDVIDQIRQGDTMNKVVISEG, from the coding sequence ATGAAAACGGCAGAAATACAAACTGGAAAAGGAACAATGAAGATTGAATTCTTCGAGAAAGATGCTCCAAACACAGTACAAAACTTTATTGACCTTGCTGAGAAAGGCTTTTATGATGGATTGACGTTTCACCGAGTGATCCCCGATTTCGTAATTCAGGGTGGTTGCCCTAGCGGAACAGGAACCGGAGGCCCTGGTTACTCAATCGATTGTGAGCTAGATGGTGACAACCAGTATCATGATCGTGGAGTACTTTCTATGGCACACGCAGGAAGAAACACGGGTGGATCCCAGTTCTTCATCTGCCACAGCAGACAAAATACAGCACACCTGGACCGAAATCACACCGTATTTGGTAAAGTAGTAGAAGGCCTTGATGTCATTGATCAAATCCGCCAGGGTGATACCATGAACAAAGTGGTTATCTCCGAAGGATAA
- a CDS encoding DUF2911 domain-containing protein, with protein sequence MLRKILIGFGVVILAFGIYVVYLSLTTKSHSPAEQAIFKSEALDLTVRYCRPYMKDRKVFGTSSEDVIVPYGEKWRAGANEATEIKLNKDLIVGDQLLPSGTYSVYCIPEKEFWTVVFNSRTNYWGASFLGDPFKEEYDVLRARAEVSDLSADVEQFGIALQQSGERTVDMTFAWEKTQASLTFTY encoded by the coding sequence ATGTTAAGAAAAATACTGATCGGATTTGGGGTTGTGATCCTCGCATTTGGCATTTATGTTGTGTATTTGTCACTGACAACCAAAAGCCACAGTCCAGCGGAACAAGCCATTTTCAAGTCTGAAGCCCTGGATCTCACCGTTCGTTATTGCCGTCCTTATATGAAGGACAGGAAAGTGTTTGGTACCTCCTCTGAAGACGTCATTGTACCTTATGGCGAAAAGTGGCGTGCGGGAGCAAATGAAGCCACAGAGATCAAACTGAATAAAGACTTGATTGTTGGTGATCAACTATTGCCGTCTGGCACTTATTCTGTTTATTGTATTCCTGAAAAAGAATTTTGGACGGTTGTGTTCAATTCACGAACCAATTACTGGGGAGCAAGTTTTCTAGGAGATCCTTTCAAGGAGGAATATGACGTGTTGCGTGCACGGGCAGAAGTGTCAGACTTATCTGCGGATGTCGAACAATTCGGCATTGCACTTCAGCAAAGTGGAGAGAGAACCGTAGATATGACCTTTGCTTGGGAAAAGACACAGGCCTCTCTCACCTTCACCTACTAA
- a CDS encoding DUF6495 family protein produces the protein MKSPKYRVLTSEELQALEKEFVDFLVVNGITAPDWQEMKEKQKAEAEQMMVLFSDVVFEGIMRKTQFLEYWEPSGIKTFHCQQNEIVLVGVEAKPGTAFDFMKMPLQEIFQNSAALSVYDSRKPYSKVRELEVFEMMQQGCQRTNGDLYKKFCLLLVN, from the coding sequence TTGAAATCACCCAAATACCGCGTACTTACCTCAGAAGAATTGCAGGCCCTGGAAAAAGAATTTGTTGACTTTTTGGTCGTCAATGGGATCACAGCACCAGACTGGCAGGAAATGAAAGAAAAACAAAAGGCCGAGGCGGAGCAAATGATGGTACTTTTTAGTGATGTGGTATTTGAAGGGATCATGCGCAAGACGCAATTTCTGGAATATTGGGAACCTTCGGGAATCAAGACGTTTCATTGTCAGCAAAATGAAATTGTATTGGTGGGTGTAGAAGCGAAGCCAGGCACCGCTTTTGATTTCATGAAAATGCCCTTGCAAGAGATTTTCCAAAACAGCGCGGCGCTTTCTGTTTATGATTCTCGAAAGCCATATTCGAAAGTCCGGGAATTGGAAGTTTTTGAGATGATGCAACAGGGATGTCAGCGCACAAATGGAGATCTCTACAAGAAATTTTGCCTTCTTTTAGTAAACTAA
- a CDS encoding acyl-CoA desaturase: MEVILTFFIAHWYLSLFFQTFFLHRYASHGAFTMSPFMEKVFFVLTWIFQGSNYLSAYGYGVMHRMHHAYADTPQDPHSPKYDESIWKMMWKTKTTYSAIANKKVEVDKRFTDGVPEWTPFDKFARSWPSRVFWGAVYVGVYYLFADQLWLWFLLPAQFALSPIHGAIINWFAHKYGYRNYEVGDTSRNFLPVDFLMMGESYHNNHHKFGSRPNFGGIRWHEIDPTYIMILLLDKIGVIKLKEKNVPTEEIKQAA; the protein is encoded by the coding sequence ATGGAAGTTATTCTTACCTTTTTTATCGCACACTGGTATTTGAGTTTATTCTTTCAGACCTTTTTCCTACATCGATATGCTTCTCATGGAGCTTTTACGATGAGTCCATTTATGGAGAAGGTCTTTTTCGTTTTAACATGGATCTTTCAGGGATCTAATTACCTGAGCGCTTATGGCTATGGGGTCATGCACCGTATGCACCACGCGTATGCCGATACACCACAAGATCCTCATTCTCCTAAATACGATGAGAGCATCTGGAAAATGATGTGGAAGACAAAAACTACTTATTCGGCTATCGCAAACAAGAAAGTTGAAGTGGACAAGCGTTTTACAGATGGCGTTCCTGAATGGACTCCTTTCGACAAATTTGCTCGTTCATGGCCTTCGAGAGTATTTTGGGGTGCTGTTTATGTAGGTGTATATTATTTGTTTGCAGATCAATTATGGTTGTGGTTTTTGTTGCCTGCGCAGTTTGCACTTAGTCCAATTCACGGGGCAATTATCAACTGGTTTGCGCACAAATACGGGTACAGAAACTATGAAGTAGGTGATACTTCAAGAAACTTCTTGCCAGTGGATTTCCTGATGATGGGAGAGAGCTATCACAACAATCACCACAAATTCGGTTCAAGACCCAACTTTGGCGGCATCCGTTGGCATGAGATTGACCCTACTTATATCATGATTTTGTTATTGGACAAGATCGGTGTGATCAAGTTGAAAGAAAAGAATGTCCCTACAGAAGAAATTAAGCAAGCTGCTTAA
- a CDS encoding sigma-70 family RNA polymerase sigma factor: MSEAQIIAQYQPTLYAIAYRMLGSIADAEDLVHDTFLKWLTIDTSKIRNTKAFLVRMLTNNCLNFLQGSGKRLTENGLEDLEMEAEGVIDEQELLSHEKEGQLAAAWRVMARKLEPAEKAIYVLRELFNLEYDDLQDIVGKSKDNCRQIFSRAKLKLNAEMPKINLDLSLSVKLPKPFQEACNLGQLSDLISELKSDLLEKRKK, from the coding sequence GTGAGCGAAGCACAGATCATAGCGCAATATCAGCCGACTCTATATGCTATTGCCTATCGCATGCTAGGTTCTATAGCGGATGCGGAGGATTTAGTGCATGATACATTCCTCAAATGGCTCACTATCGATACATCCAAGATCAGAAATACCAAAGCTTTTCTAGTAAGGATGTTGACCAACAACTGCCTGAATTTCCTTCAGGGTTCAGGCAAACGGTTGACTGAAAACGGATTGGAAGATCTGGAAATGGAAGCGGAAGGGGTCATTGATGAACAAGAACTGTTGAGTCATGAGAAAGAAGGGCAACTCGCTGCAGCCTGGCGAGTAATGGCTAGAAAGCTCGAGCCAGCAGAGAAAGCTATCTATGTCTTGCGAGAATTGTTCAACCTTGAATATGATGACCTGCAGGATATCGTTGGGAAGAGCAAGGACAATTGTCGACAAATATTTAGTAGGGCTAAATTGAAGCTCAATGCGGAAATGCCCAAAATCAATCTGGACCTTTCTCTGTCCGTCAAATTGCCCAAACCCTTTCAGGAAGCCTGTAATTTGGGGCAGTTATCGGACCTGATCAGCGAGTTGAAATCGGATTTGCTTGAAAAAAGAAAAAAATAA
- a CDS encoding 5-oxoprolinase subunit PxpA: protein MIKSLDINADVGESYGNFKIGQDEVLMPYLTSCNIACGFHGGDPVTIHKTIFMALENDVAIGAHPSYPDLQGFGRRRMFLPREELKHLIEYQVYALKGMVEAQGGKLHHVKPHGALNNHMMDDLTLLEAVLETVHDIDPKLPVYVPFLPAIRKEGANIRFELFADRSYEEDLRLTPRNIDGSLLKTKEDFEPHLRSLMEAMAITRGGQQLPVEIDTICIHGDNPGALEIAQYLHELTNEMGINLKSVR, encoded by the coding sequence ATGATCAAATCTCTTGACATCAATGCCGATGTAGGTGAGAGTTATGGAAACTTCAAAATTGGACAGGACGAGGTATTGATGCCCTACCTGACCAGTTGCAACATCGCCTGCGGATTCCATGGCGGCGATCCGGTGACCATCCATAAAACTATCTTCATGGCACTCGAAAACGACGTAGCGATTGGAGCACACCCCTCCTATCCAGACCTCCAGGGTTTTGGTAGACGAAGAATGTTCCTACCAAGAGAAGAACTGAAACATTTGATCGAATATCAGGTCTATGCCTTGAAAGGGATGGTTGAAGCACAAGGAGGAAAACTACATCATGTAAAACCTCACGGAGCCCTTAACAATCACATGATGGATGATCTTACTTTGCTGGAAGCTGTGCTCGAAACTGTCCATGACATTGACCCAAAATTACCGGTATATGTACCTTTCCTTCCTGCTATAAGAAAAGAAGGTGCCAATATCCGATTCGAATTGTTTGCGGACCGCTCCTATGAGGAAGACCTCAGACTTACGCCACGCAACATCGACGGCAGTCTACTAAAGACTAAAGAGGATTTTGAACCACATCTCCGATCACTTATGGAGGCAATGGCCATTACACGCGGTGGTCAACAATTGCCTGTAGAAATAGACACGATATGCATTCACGGAGATAATCCCGGCGCGCTTGAGATCGCCCAATACTTGCATGAATTGACCAATGAGATGGGTATCAATCTCAAAAGTGTTCGATGA
- a CDS encoding allophanate hydrolase subunit 1 — translation MNISQLNEKVAIAEFYPEISEVTLRKVQLLKSTLTNHAFQGLEEVWSSYHSVAISYDPKRISFREVRQNILDLPIARPEQTLYDEASIIKIPITYHHDTHDMQALSTSLGLSTQEIATMHKAPNYQVAMLGFQPGFPFLIGLPKKLHHPRKKTPSLKVPKGSVAIGGAQTGIYPSESPGGWYVIGNTTLDLFTKPDQFLLKPGDQVAFVTDE, via the coding sequence ATGAACATTTCGCAGCTAAATGAAAAAGTCGCAATTGCGGAATTCTATCCTGAAATCAGTGAAGTTACACTCAGGAAAGTTCAGCTGTTGAAGTCTACTTTGACGAATCATGCTTTTCAAGGATTAGAGGAGGTATGGAGCAGTTATCACAGTGTAGCCATTTCCTATGACCCTAAACGGATTTCGTTTCGTGAAGTCAGACAAAATATCCTTGATCTTCCAATAGCGAGACCTGAACAAACCTTGTATGATGAGGCCTCCATCATCAAAATTCCCATAACCTATCATCACGACACACATGACATGCAGGCACTTTCCACATCGCTTGGGTTATCCACTCAGGAAATCGCAACCATGCATAAGGCCCCTAACTACCAGGTAGCAATGCTCGGTTTTCAACCAGGCTTCCCCTTTTTGATTGGACTTCCTAAAAAACTGCATCACCCACGGAAGAAAACGCCGAGTTTGAAAGTACCCAAAGGATCAGTGGCTATTGGAGGAGCACAAACTGGTATTTACCCCTCTGAAAGCCCCGGAGGATGGTATGTGATCGGAAACACCACACTCGATTTATTCACTAAACCTGATCAATTCTTATTGAAACCCGGGGATCAGGTAGCGTTTGTAACAGATGAGTGA
- a CDS encoding biotin-dependent carboxyltransferase family protein: MSELLCTVKSGGLFTTIQDLGRPGFRQFGVPVSGALDQESAALANTLVGNPIEYPLLEITQTGPYLEFEKYGALAIAGANLSPRLNGIDIPNHETVFFAKGDVLSFGQPKTGIRAYLAFSGELQVERLFGSVSTHTGNQWGGLNGQTLQKGDQLRIVPPSQHIQHQKIRHQIRTTNTIRVTKSMEFEALENSDQERLFSQDWIVASESNRMGIRLSGASLISKLPEMISSPTDTGIIQLPPSGLPIVLMNDSAAIGGYPRICAVLREDLPIISQKPPGATIRLKLIT; the protein is encoded by the coding sequence ATGAGTGAGTTGTTATGCACAGTTAAGTCAGGGGGCTTATTCACCACCATTCAGGACTTAGGCAGGCCTGGTTTCCGCCAGTTTGGCGTACCCGTATCAGGCGCACTTGATCAGGAAAGCGCCGCATTGGCCAATACGTTGGTTGGAAATCCGATAGAATATCCACTACTAGAAATCACACAAACCGGGCCCTATCTGGAATTTGAAAAGTATGGAGCGTTAGCCATCGCTGGGGCTAACCTTAGCCCCAGACTCAATGGAATCGACATACCTAATCATGAGACCGTCTTCTTTGCCAAAGGTGATGTACTCTCTTTCGGTCAGCCCAAAACGGGAATCCGGGCTTACCTTGCGTTTTCCGGTGAATTACAGGTAGAAAGGCTGTTTGGAAGTGTTTCTACTCATACTGGTAATCAGTGGGGAGGCCTGAATGGACAAACGCTCCAAAAGGGAGATCAATTACGAATTGTGCCGCCTTCACAACATATTCAACACCAAAAAATCAGACATCAGATCCGTACAACCAATACCATCAGAGTAACAAAATCCATGGAATTTGAGGCATTGGAAAATTCAGATCAGGAACGGTTGTTTTCACAGGACTGGATCGTGGCTTCGGAAAGTAATCGCATGGGTATTCGTCTCTCGGGAGCATCACTCATAAGTAAGCTACCGGAGATGATCTCCAGTCCGACAGACACGGGAATTATCCAGCTTCCTCCAAGTGGATTACCGATTGTTTTGATGAATGACAGTGCAGCTATAGGTGGTTATCCGAGGATCTGTGCGGTTTTACGCGAAGACTTGCCTATCATCTCACAAAAGCCCCCCGGAGCTACGATCCGGTTGAAATTGATTACTTAA
- a CDS encoding alpha/beta hydrolase, giving the protein MKKLLLGIVVVFGLLSGVYFMGPSVSFPEIDPRVELVDIPLEELDAYIESTERLVAGIKPDNQSRIVWADSARQTDYAIVYLHGFSASPMESNPVHIEMAQKFGFNIYLPRLSQHGLEDIDAFKDLTPSSLVESAKEALAVGQLLGKKVILMSCSTGGTLSIYLSAYNPDLVDAQILFSPNIEIADPTAALITGPWGEQILGKVIGDYRVIEEGVGTPIERYWNLRYHTQGLLALQALLDQTMKPETFEKIKTPYLLGYYYKNEDEKDDVVSVQAMMAFQQMTQTPEDFKLESPFSDVDNHVLASDLQSKDLQSVRNITEYFLEDILKIPPLEEY; this is encoded by the coding sequence ATGAAAAAACTTTTGCTGGGTATTGTTGTGGTCTTTGGCCTGTTGTCAGGCGTCTACTTTATGGGCCCCAGCGTTTCTTTCCCAGAAATCGATCCCCGAGTTGAGTTGGTTGATATCCCACTGGAAGAATTGGACGCGTATATTGAATCCACCGAAAGGCTGGTTGCTGGCATCAAACCGGACAATCAGTCTCGCATTGTTTGGGCTGATTCCGCTCGACAAACGGATTATGCGATTGTCTATTTACATGGTTTTTCCGCGAGTCCCATGGAATCCAATCCAGTACATATCGAAATGGCCCAGAAATTTGGGTTCAATATCTATTTGCCGAGACTATCGCAACATGGGCTGGAGGATATAGACGCATTCAAAGACCTTACACCTTCCTCTTTGGTGGAAAGTGCAAAGGAGGCCCTGGCTGTCGGTCAGTTATTAGGTAAGAAAGTGATCCTCATGTCTTGTTCTACAGGAGGTACCTTGTCCATTTATTTATCAGCGTATAACCCCGATCTGGTAGATGCGCAAATTCTTTTTTCTCCTAACATTGAAATTGCTGATCCTACTGCTGCTTTGATCACAGGACCGTGGGGAGAGCAAATATTGGGGAAAGTCATTGGGGATTACCGAGTGATTGAAGAAGGAGTAGGTACGCCGATTGAGCGATATTGGAACCTCCGTTACCATACACAGGGATTACTGGCATTGCAGGCTTTGCTGGACCAGACCATGAAACCAGAGACTTTCGAGAAAATTAAAACGCCGTACCTGTTGGGCTACTACTATAAAAACGAGGATGAAAAAGACGATGTGGTCTCAGTACAGGCCATGATGGCCTTTCAGCAAATGACACAAACCCCTGAAGATTTCAAGCTTGAAAGTCCGTTTTCTGATGTTGATAATCATGTCCTGGCATCTGACCTCCAAAGCAAAGACTTGCAATCTGTCAGGAACATCACGGAGTATTTTTTGGAGGATATTCTTAAGATTCCACCACTTGAAGAATATTAA
- a CDS encoding Rieske (2Fe-2S) protein has translation MMNRKTFIKQAGAATALTALGISLESCGEEDIQPDLSQPLILDMSVSPFDEILSQNWVLHPDENVLIVNWEGEIRAFTSVCTHEQCARDWVFGRGVFTCTCHTSQFDYTGAVVSGPAIKNLAEFQVAREGNILTIS, from the coding sequence ATGATGAACCGAAAGACTTTTATCAAACAAGCCGGAGCCGCTACGGCGCTTACTGCCCTCGGGATATCTCTCGAAAGTTGTGGTGAAGAGGATATTCAGCCAGACTTGTCACAGCCTTTGATATTGGACATGTCTGTTAGTCCATTCGATGAGATACTGAGCCAAAACTGGGTCTTGCACCCGGATGAAAATGTGCTGATTGTTAACTGGGAAGGGGAGATACGGGCATTTACCAGCGTTTGTACCCATGAGCAATGTGCCAGAGATTGGGTATTCGGGAGAGGGGTGTTTACTTGCACCTGTCACACGTCACAATTTGATTATACAGGAGCAGTGGTGTCTGGTCCTGCCATTAAAAACCTCGCCGAGTTTCAGGTAGCAAGAGAAGGAAATATTCTGACAATCTCATAA